A window of Nocardiopsis sp. Huas11 genomic DNA:
CACACGCCGCGACAGAGTCGAGGTGCTGGACCAGGTGCCGGTCTCCTCGGCCTTCCACACCGCGGCCCAGCTCGCCCTGGTCGCCCACGCCCTGCGCGGTGAGGACGAACCCGGTCCCGGACAGCGGCCCCCTCGCCCCGCGGCCGAGGCGGCGCCGACCGGCGCCGCCATCACGGCCGCCGCCCATCGCCTGGCCGCCCTGCCCGACCAGGGCGGAGCCGTCGGCCGTGCCCTCGCCGCCGACCTGCTGGAAGCGGCCCTGAGCCGTCTGGCGCGGGGCGGGGTCCTTCCGGAGGTCGACCTGCTCGGCGCCTCCGCCACCCCCCACGCCCTGCGCACCGACCTGGACCGCCGCTACCGGGAACTGGCCCGCACCCAGCCGCGCGGCCCCGGGCGCAGGCTGCTCGTCGACCGGGCCAACGCGGTCCGGCCCCGCAGCCTGACCTGAGGACTCCTCCCGTCTGTCCACCCCCAAGGAGACGTATGTCCACCGCCCCGCCCCCACCCCTCAGCCGTTTGGAGGTCCATCAGAACCCCTGTCTGCCCGAAGGCGCCCAGGACGTGCACGCCATCGCCACGGTCACCGTCGACGCGCCGGCGGCGGCCGCGTCCTCCCCGGCGCAGGTCATCGTCATCGACCGCTCCTACTCCATGAACGGCGACAAGATCGCCCGCGCCCGTGAGGCCGCCGTGGCGGCCGTGGACGCCCTGCGCGACGGCAGCCGGTTCGCCGTGGTCGCGGGCAACGGCCGTGCCGAGCAGATCTACCCCCGCCAGCCGGCCGCCCTGGCCGAGGCCACCCCGTCCAGCCGGGAGGCGGCCCGCGGGGCGATCCTGGCCCTGCGGGCCGACGGCGGCACCAACCTGGTGACCTGGCTGGAGCTGGCCTCCGCGCTGCTGGGGGCCGTGGCGCCCGACGAGGTCCGCCACACCACGATCCTCACCGACGGGCAGGGCACCCTGACCGACGCCGTCCTGCGCAGGTGCGCCGGGCTGTTCACCTGCGACTGCGTCGGCATCGGCGAGGACTGGAGCCCCGACCAGCTGCGCCGGATCACCACCGCGCTCTCGGGCACCCGCCACTTCGTGGAGGACCTCGACGACCTGCCCGGGTTCTTCCGCCGCCAGGCCGAACAGACCCAGGAGCGGGGCATGGCCGACCTGACCCTGCTGGTCAAGGCGCCCGGCCAGGTGCGGGTGCGCAAGGTCGCCCAGGTGTATCCGACCGAGCGCGAACTGACCGCGCGCGAGGGCGGCGGGCCGGTCCACGAGTACCCCCTCGGGTCGTGGGGATCGGAGACCAGGGACTACCAGCTCTGGTTCCGGGTGCCGCCCCGTCAGCCCGGCGCGGAGATCCGCGTCGCACAGGTCATGCTCGCCTCGGGCGAGGGCCAGGAGCTGGCCCGGGGGCGCGTCCTGGCGCAGTGGACCGCCGACCTGGCGCTGGCCACGGCGGTGGACCCCAAGGTCGAGCACTACACCGGGCAGCTGGAGCAGAACGGCCTCATCCGCGAGGGCCTGGCCGCCCTGGAGACGGGACAGACCCGTGAGGCCACGGCCAAGCTCGGCCGCGCCCGCGAGCTCGCCGTGGAGTGCGGGCGCGACGACCTGGTCACGGCCCTGGAGCGCGTCGTCGACCAGGACCCGGTGACGGGGACCGTCCGACTGCGCTCGCGGATGAGCCGGGCCGACACGCTCAACCTCGACGTCGGCACGGACCGGACGACGCGGGAGATGACGCCGAGGAGAGGGGAGTAGGCCCCATGGTCACGGCGATCTGTCCCGACGGGCACCCGACCGAGGACACCGACTACTGCGAGGAATGCGGCCTGTCCGTCCCCCGGCCCTCCGGGGCCGCCCGGACCCCGAGGAGCGCCGAACCCGGAACCGGGAGGGGTGCGAGCGCCGGTTCCGTGGGGGCGGTGGGGAGCGCCGGGGGCAGCGCGAGCCCTCACCCGGGGGCCTCCGCCGGTCCGGGCGCAGGCTCCGCCGGCCCAGGGGCGGGTTCCGTTCCCGCCCCCGAGGCCGTCGCGCTCGTCGCGGACGCGCCCACCTCCGCCCACGCCGGCGTTCGGCCTCCCGGGCCCCCGTCCGGCTCCGCGCCCACGGGCGGCCCCGCCACCACGGGAGCGACGGCCTCCACCGGCCCTGCTCCGGCAGGCGCCGCGCACGCGGAGCCACCGGACCCGACCCGGACCGGGGCCGACCCCACCGGCGCCGGGACGCAGACCGGCCCGGCCCCCGCCGGCCTCCTCGCGCCACCGGCGCCCACACTGCTGCTCACCCCCGAGCGGCGCCCCCGCCTCCGCGGCCCGTCCACGGTGGGCCGCCTGCGCCTGCTGGTCGCGATGACCGTCGCCGCGCTCGTCCTGGCCTTCGGCGCGCTCGCCGTGGGCACCCGGGCCGCCCAGTCCGCGATCGACGACACCGGACAGGACACCGGCCCCCGGATCATCACCACCGCCGACCTGCCCCGCGCGCTCGCCGAGACCGACGCCCACCTGGCGGCGCTCGTCCTGCTCGGCGACGACCCGGCGCACGCCGACCAGCGCTCCGCCGCGCTGGAGGCCTACCAGGACAGCGGCCGATCCGCCGCCGACCTGCTCCTGGGCGCCCACGACCTGGCCGTCGACATCGAAGGCCGCCCCGAACCCACGGACGCGGCCACCGATCCCGCCACGGCGGCGATCGAGGGCGAAGCGGCGGCCCAGGACCCGGCGCGGGCGCCCGCCGCCACACCCGACGCCGCTCCGGAGGACGCGCACGGGACCGCCGCGCAGGCGACCGACCTCGCCGAGGCCTACGGCCGCTACCGGGAACTGGCCGGTCGCGCCCTGGCCCTGTCCGAGGCCGCCACCTACCCGGCGGGCGCGGTCCCCGCCGACGTGGCCGCGGCCCGCACCGAGGCCGCCGCCCACCTGCGCGAGGAGGTGCTACCGCTGGCCGAGGCCGTGGGCGCCGAGGCCACCGACACCGCCGTCCGCCGCACGGGCGAGGCGCGCGAGACGGTCGTCACCGCGCGCACCGCCGTCGCCCTCGGCAGCGCCGCGGCCCTGGGCACCCTCATCGGGCTCCAGGTGTTCCTGGCCCGGCGCTTCCGCCGTACCTTCAGCCCCGCCCTGCTCGTGGCCACCGCCGTCACGGCCATCTACACCTACACCGGCGTCACCGTCATGGCCACGCAGACCGAGGTTCTGGAGCGGATGACCGCCGACGGCCTGACCCCGGTCGCGGCGGAGGCCGCCGTCCGGACCGAGGACACCCTGGGAGCCGCAGACGCCACCGACGCCCTCGCGGGCGGCGCCGCGGCCGCCGGCTCCCTCACCCCCTACCAGGACGATCCGGCCCCCGCCGAGGAGGCCGCGGCCGCGTTCACCGCGTCGGTCGCCGCCGGAGACGCCGCCCTCGGCGGCCTGGGATTCCTCATCCCCGTCTCCATGCTGTCGATCGCCGTCGTGGTCGTCGTCGGCACCGCACCCCGCCTGGCCGAGTACCGCTGAACCGGAGGACACCCATGAGTACCGACACCGGAACCCTCCGGGGCGGCCGGCTGGGCCGATGGTTCAGCGGCCCCCGCCGCGCGATCATC
This region includes:
- a CDS encoding VWA domain-containing protein — protein: MSTAPPPPLSRLEVHQNPCLPEGAQDVHAIATVTVDAPAAAASSPAQVIVIDRSYSMNGDKIARAREAAVAAVDALRDGSRFAVVAGNGRAEQIYPRQPAALAEATPSSREAARGAILALRADGGTNLVTWLELASALLGAVAPDEVRHTTILTDGQGTLTDAVLRRCAGLFTCDCVGIGEDWSPDQLRRITTALSGTRHFVEDLDDLPGFFRRQAEQTQERGMADLTLLVKAPGQVRVRKVAQVYPTERELTAREGGGPVHEYPLGSWGSETRDYQLWFRVPPRQPGAEIRVAQVMLASGEGQELARGRVLAQWTADLALATAVDPKVEHYTGQLEQNGLIREGLAALETGQTREATAKLGRARELAVECGRDDLVTALERVVDQDPVTGTVRLRSRMSRADTLNLDVGTDRTTREMTPRRGE